TGCTGGACagttgggtggcaacccaataTCCAAGATGAATTTTCCTtcccctgtgcatgcaccaaagaATATACAACTcagttctggtcaggatgttggaagcatccttcctcccagagAATGTGTAGGCCAGGAATCGGTGGAGGTATTTCAGGCTGGGGTTTCTGAGGTAAAGGTCCTTGGACCTAGTGGGTGAGTATGATTCTGGGGGATTATCACTTAATTCCAAGTACACAGAGCTTGGATCAAACTCAGCAGGGAAGTCCCAGGTGGACTgagggcattcacagcccatggctaTGCCGAATTCCTGCAGGGATAAGCGAAATCGCTTCCCCAATAATCTAAACCCAATAGTGCCAGGTGTGTGTATGTTGTGCATGGCAGGTTTATCAAAATAGAATGTGGTGAAGAACTCCTGTGTGAGTTCCAGGAAGGAGGGCATGCGTAGGAAGAAAAAGGTATCCCAGCCAATAGAAGAGATGAGAGAACGTACCTGGGAATGGAGTCTCAGTGCTCCAAGGGTGGCATGGTGGATATACTTACCTGGGTGATATGGTAGGGATGAAATTTTAAGCAGCCTAGTTCGCTCAGAAATTTTGTTGAATGTCAGGGATTTGACGATGTGATCAGGGTACACTggcctgggcaaatcgctgggcaaattgTTGGGCACATCACTGAGTGTGTCGCTGGGCACATCGCTAGCCACATCACTTGGTAGGTCCATGGGCGCATCGCTGGGCACATCGCTGGGCACAGCGCTGGTGGAATCAGTGGGTGCCTCAGTGGGCGTATCAGTGGGCACAGCGCTTTCTTTGTGTCCGGCGGGATGCATGGCAGGTTCTGGCTCTGGGTCTGATCTTGGTGGCGACTGTGTTCGTGGCCGTTTCTGGCTGTAGCCGGAGGAAGTGGTGGCTTCAGGTAGCATTTCGCCCGCAGGGTTTGCCGACGGGGCTATTGTGGATGGTGGTGGCGGCGTTCTTTGCCGTTTCTTTTGCCGGCGATATATCTGGACGGCCGGTGAATCGGTGCGTCCTGTTCCTGTGCTTGTGGCCGGTGGTGTCTCGGTGTTGATGATGGCCGGTGGAGGTGCGTCCCACGCTTCATCGTCACTGTCAGAGGGACTGGGCGGTCTGGGTAGCCCTAAtttcttccacatgaatggtccgccggtggccctcatcttgattcttaccatggtggtcttgagtttgccggtgggtgagtggtggTCGGAGAAGAGAAAgcttggagaagaagaagagaaaacaaTAGTCAgcgtaaaaagtaaaagaataaaagaaaagaactacttaaagtgatttgggtatgtgaatctgccctgatcatttaatgctggccctctgaattcttgacagggtgatttgcccaatgatttgggcaagcagtgggcaaatcactttggccTGATCACTCCTCCTTTGTAGTTgctgggctggtactgttcacgccctttgCTAATGATGTGCTTGGTTTTGCGATGGGACCGGTGATCTGGTCACTttatctgggcaattgggcaaatcactgccccgatcacttgtgactatggtatattcagtcgatttgcccggcgatttgggcaagcagtgggcaaatcactgggcaaatcattacatctgggctgcctcccagtagcgccctgttttctgtcttgggctggacttcagtgttTTGCTCAGCAATCTTGGGAGGGGGGATCCAAGGGgacctcctccacaacatgaacagtaaaaccttcatagaatctcttcaaacgatgcccattaaccttgaaaactttgcttgtttgtgggctccgaatgtcaacagctccatgtgggtagacatgttcaaccaagaatggtccaatccaccttgaccgaagctttccagggaatagtttgaaccttgaatcaaaaagcaaaaccttatcaccaacctggaagtgttttctggagatgtttttgtcatggaaggctttggtccttgctttataatcccatgaagcttcatatgcatcacgcctAATTTCTTCAAGTTCTTGAATCTGTAATTTCCTGTAGATTCCAGCCTCTTCTCTATCAAGATTGcagctcttcacagcccaataggccttgtgttcaagttccacaggtagatggcatgctttcccataaatcagcctatatggagacatcccaattggagttttatatgctgttctatatgcccataaggcatcatttAGGCGCAAACTCCAATCTTTGTGACTTGGGCAAACTGTTTTCTCTAAGAttgacttgatctccctatttgacacttcagccagcccatttgtttgaggatgataggaggtagaggttctatggatgacatggtgcttctttaggagagtttctaccaccttgttgcaaaaatgggtgcctcggtcactgattattgccttgggcagtccaaatcttgagaaaatgtgggaCTTTACAAAATCACacactgtttttgcatcatcagcccttgttgccttggcctcaatccacttggacacataatccacagcaagtagtatgtaggtgttgccaaaggaaggtgggaatggtcccatgaagtcaatgccccatatgtcaaagatttcacacaccatgatgggtgcttgaggcatttcacttcttttgccaaggtttcctgtttgttggcatcttgcacatgacctacaaaataaataagcatctctaaatatgttaggccaaaataatccactttcaaggactttcaaggctgtcttgcgtggtccaaagtgacctccacagctgTAAGAATGGCAGAAAGTTAGGACAGATGTGATCTCATGGTTTGGAATGCATCTCCCtatgacttggtctgcacaatgcttccat
This is a stretch of genomic DNA from Manihot esculenta cultivar AM560-2 chromosome 2, M.esculenta_v8, whole genome shotgun sequence. It encodes these proteins:
- the LOC122723093 gene encoding putative uncharacterized protein DDB_G0290521; the protein is MWKKLGLPRPPSPSDSDDEAWDAPPPAIINTETPPATSTGTGRTDSPAVQIYRRQKKRQRTPPPPSTIAPSANPAGEMLPEATTSSGYSQKRPRTQSPPRSDPEPEPAMHPAGHKESAVPTDTPTEAPTDSTSAVPSDVPSDAPMDLPSDVASDVPSDTLSDVPNNLPSDLPRPVYPDHIVKSLTFNKISERTRLLKISSLPYHPGIRHSHGL